One window of Phycisphaeraceae bacterium genomic DNA carries:
- a CDS encoding phosphopantothenoylcysteine decarboxylase: protein MPISRILITSGPTHEPIDAVRFIGNRSSGRMGAVLADAAAGRGDEVVLLLGPGAAQPADPAVTVIRFRSCADLQSLLRLHAPHADTLIMAAAVADYRPKPNPLMSGGKFRRTNQPLTLELEPTPDLLAEVAATRRAGQLFVGFALEPREELLASAQRKLTKKRVDVVVANPLETMDSDSVEAMLVFKDGSRIDTPGLMSKKAFASWFFDVLPAFQSAGKKTSESTAFAPAAN from the coding sequence ATGCCCATTTCCCGAATTCTCATCACATCCGGTCCCACACACGAGCCCATCGACGCCGTGCGCTTCATCGGCAATCGCTCGTCCGGTCGCATGGGTGCCGTGCTGGCAGACGCCGCCGCAGGGCGAGGCGACGAAGTCGTATTGCTTCTTGGTCCCGGTGCGGCACAACCTGCGGACCCCGCCGTCACAGTTATCCGTTTCCGTTCCTGCGCCGATCTCCAATCGCTTTTGCGTTTGCACGCCCCGCACGCGGACACCCTCATCATGGCCGCGGCAGTCGCTGACTATCGGCCCAAGCCCAATCCCCTGATGTCCGGCGGAAAATTCCGCCGCACAAATCAGCCGCTCACGCTCGAACTCGAGCCCACGCCCGATCTGCTCGCGGAGGTCGCCGCAACCCGGCGTGCGGGTCAGCTTTTTGTAGGCTTCGCGCTCGAGCCGCGCGAAGAGTTGCTTGCTTCCGCGCAGCGCAAGCTCACGAAGAAAAGAGTTGATGTCGTCGTCGCAAATCCGCTCGAGACCATGGATTCAGATTCCGTCGAGGCCATGCTCGTCTTCAAAGACGGAAGCCGCATTGACACGCCCGGCCTTATGAGCAAGAAAGCGTTCGCGTCGTGGTTCTTCGATGTGCTGCCGGCTTTTCAGAGCGCAGGCAAGAAAACGTCCGAATCCACTGCCTTCGCACCCGCGGCAAACTGA
- a CDS encoding glucosidase, translated as MATATPDPESARLQHADKQPWRRWGPYLSERQWGTVREDYSPGGDCWNSFPHDHARSRAYRWGEDGLLGISDEESRLCFALALWNGKDPILKERLFGLTGPEGNHGEDVKEHYFYLDSTPTHSYMKALYKYPQAEFPYTRIAEENRRRCRDQREFELEDTGVFSSNRYFDIQIEYAKRGPEDIAIRITVSNRGPDAATLHVLPTLWFRNTWSWANDSCAGSCTTMPMIKAIGPASLAATHDDLGRYELHFESGGAPSAQTPKLVFTDNVSNAERLWGVPSESRFRKDAFHRLVIDRDADAVNPQPMGTKAAAWYTLNIAAGASVVLRARLVRTGDSAMRAPTSSSLEAAEINKTFNQRIAEADAFYNAPGRRHDLLPPEERLVARQAAAGLLWSKQFYYFDIPDWLNGDPKTPRPPESRKRGRNSDWGHLNNKDIISMPDKWEYPWYAAWDLAFQMIPFARLDPQFAKDQLVLFLREWYMHPSGQLPAYEFAFGDVNPPVHAWAVWRVYKIAAEKIPDGSSRRDRVFLARCFQKLLLNFTWWVNRKDPTGKNLFSGGFLGLDNIGVFDRSQPLPTGGHLEQADGTAWMAFYCGTMLSMALELAKDDPAYEDIATKFFEHFIAITDAMNTLGGTGLWDEHDGFYYDQIRMGDQVTPLRVRSLVGMIPLLAVEILESDTIDKLPDFKKRMEWFLKYRTDLPWATECACAHSQHSSNHRLLAIPTRDRLVRTVRYLLDESEFLSPFGVRSVSKFHEANPYIFRAGDQEHRVDYCPGESNTWLFGGNSNWRGPIWFPLNFLLVEALERYQHYYGDSLTVQTRAGQTLTFAQAADEIRVRLTSLFVPDEDGVRPCHEGSPQFSTDPHWKNLVYFHEHFHADTGRGLGATHQTGWTALVLEMLRSSPKPGKSVDRRDSEQESTVTVRRHAAPVAASQ; from the coding sequence ATGGCAACAGCGACACCCGACCCCGAATCCGCTCGCCTTCAGCATGCGGACAAGCAGCCATGGCGCCGCTGGGGTCCCTATCTCTCCGAACGTCAGTGGGGCACGGTGCGCGAGGACTATTCCCCCGGCGGCGATTGCTGGAATTCCTTCCCGCATGATCACGCCCGCAGCCGCGCTTACCGCTGGGGCGAAGACGGGCTCCTCGGAATCAGCGACGAAGAAAGCCGGCTCTGCTTCGCGCTCGCGCTCTGGAATGGCAAAGACCCGATTCTCAAGGAACGTCTCTTCGGACTCACCGGTCCCGAGGGCAACCACGGCGAAGACGTCAAGGAGCATTACTTCTATCTCGATTCGACGCCGACGCATTCCTACATGAAGGCGCTGTACAAGTACCCACAGGCCGAGTTTCCCTACACGCGCATCGCCGAAGAAAACCGCCGCCGCTGCCGCGATCAGCGCGAATTCGAGCTCGAAGACACCGGTGTGTTCTCGTCGAATCGCTACTTCGATATTCAAATCGAATACGCCAAACGCGGTCCAGAAGATATCGCGATCCGAATCACGGTTTCCAATCGCGGACCCGATGCCGCAACACTCCACGTTCTTCCCACCCTCTGGTTTCGAAACACCTGGTCGTGGGCCAACGACTCGTGCGCGGGTTCGTGCACCACGATGCCCATGATCAAGGCGATCGGTCCCGCATCACTCGCCGCGACGCACGACGATCTCGGCCGGTACGAACTCCACTTCGAATCCGGCGGTGCTCCCTCTGCTCAAACGCCCAAACTCGTCTTCACCGACAACGTCAGCAACGCCGAGCGTCTCTGGGGCGTTCCGAGCGAATCTCGTTTTCGAAAGGACGCGTTTCATCGACTTGTGATCGACCGAGACGCCGACGCTGTCAACCCGCAGCCGATGGGAACCAAGGCCGCGGCGTGGTACACGCTGAACATCGCCGCGGGCGCAAGCGTCGTCCTCCGTGCTCGCCTGGTCCGCACCGGCGACAGCGCGATGCGTGCCCCGACCTCGTCATCGCTCGAAGCAGCCGAAATCAACAAGACCTTCAATCAGCGCATCGCGGAAGCCGACGCCTTCTACAACGCTCCCGGTCGCCGCCACGATCTCCTTCCGCCCGAGGAACGCCTCGTCGCGCGCCAGGCCGCCGCCGGGCTGCTCTGGAGCAAACAGTTCTACTACTTCGACATTCCAGATTGGCTGAACGGAGATCCGAAGACCCCGCGCCCCCCCGAATCGCGCAAGCGGGGCCGCAACAGCGACTGGGGCCATCTCAACAACAAAGACATCATCTCGATGCCCGACAAGTGGGAATACCCGTGGTACGCCGCGTGGGATCTCGCATTCCAGATGATCCCCTTTGCGCGTCTCGATCCGCAGTTTGCCAAAGACCAGCTCGTGCTCTTCCTCCGCGAGTGGTACATGCACCCCAGCGGCCAGCTCCCCGCGTACGAATTTGCGTTCGGCGATGTCAATCCGCCCGTGCACGCCTGGGCGGTGTGGCGCGTCTACAAGATCGCCGCCGAGAAGATTCCCGACGGTTCTTCCAGGCGCGACCGCGTTTTCCTCGCCCGTTGCTTCCAAAAGCTTCTCCTCAACTTCACCTGGTGGGTCAACCGCAAAGACCCGACCGGCAAGAACCTGTTCAGCGGCGGGTTCCTCGGTCTCGACAACATCGGCGTCTTCGATCGCTCCCAGCCGCTCCCGACCGGCGGACACCTGGAGCAGGCCGACGGCACCGCGTGGATGGCTTTCTACTGCGGCACGATGCTGAGCATGGCGCTCGAACTCGCCAAGGACGACCCCGCCTACGAAGACATCGCCACCAAATTCTTCGAGCACTTCATCGCCATCACCGACGCCATGAACACGCTCGGCGGCACCGGTCTCTGGGACGAACACGACGGTTTCTACTACGACCAGATCCGCATGGGCGATCAGGTGACCCCGCTCCGCGTCCGTTCACTCGTCGGCATGATCCCGCTCCTCGCCGTCGAAATCCTCGAATCGGACACAATCGACAAGCTCCCCGATTTCAAGAAGCGGATGGAGTGGTTCCTGAAGTACCGCACCGATCTCCCTTGGGCGACCGAGTGCGCCTGTGCGCATTCACAACACTCGTCCAATCACCGGTTGCTCGCGATCCCGACTCGAGACCGTCTCGTCCGGACCGTGCGCTATCTCCTCGACGAATCCGAATTCCTGTCTCCCTTCGGCGTGCGCTCTGTTTCCAAGTTCCACGAGGCCAACCCCTACATCTTCCGCGCCGGAGACCAAGAACACCGTGTGGACTACTGCCCCGGCGAGTCCAACACATGGCTCTTCGGCGGAAATTCCAACTGGCGCGGGCCCATCTGGTTCCCGCTCAACTTCCTCCTTGTTGAAGCTTTGGAACGCTACCAGCACTATTACGGCGATTCGCTCACGGTCCAGACCCGCGCCGGTCAAACGCTCACCTTCGCACAAGCCGCCGACGAGATCCGTGTCCGGCTCACCAGTCTCTTCGTTCCCGACGAAGACGGCGTGCGTCCTTGCCACGAAGGAAGCCCGCAGTTCTCAACCGATCCGCACTGGAAAAACCTTGTCTACTTCCACGAGCATTTCCATGCCGACACGGGACGCGGGCTTGGCGCAACCCACCAGACCGGTTGGACGGCGCTCGTTCTCGAAATGCTGAGATCCTCTCCCAAACCCGGAAAGTCCGTCGACCGTCGCGATTCGGAGCAGGAAAGCACCGTGACAGTCCGCCGTCACGCCGCCCCGGTCGCGGCATCTCAGTGA
- a CDS encoding DoxX family protein has protein sequence MNQPLSRPLLILSWSLQILVAIILFQTLFFKFTGAEESKFIFRTINAEPVGRIASGIFELIAVILLLNPRTVAIGAILSAGVITGAIITHLTKLGIVVHNDRGLLFGLALTVFFGSIAILVIRRREIPFIGHHFASSGAQPGIVNT, from the coding sequence ATGAATCAACCGCTCTCTCGTCCGCTCCTCATCCTTTCCTGGTCGCTCCAGATTCTGGTCGCGATCATCCTCTTCCAAACCCTCTTCTTCAAGTTCACCGGCGCCGAAGAAAGCAAGTTCATCTTCCGCACGATCAACGCCGAGCCCGTCGGCCGCATCGCCAGCGGCATCTTCGAGCTCATCGCCGTCATCCTCCTGCTGAATCCTCGCACGGTCGCGATCGGTGCCATTCTTTCTGCCGGCGTCATCACGGGTGCAATCATCACCCATCTCACCAAGCTCGGAATCGTCGTGCACAACGATCGAGGCCTCCTCTTCGGCCTCGCGCTCACTGTTTTCTTTGGCTCGATCGCGATCCTCGTTATCCGCCGCCGCGAAATCCCGTTCATCGGACATCACTTTGCATCGAGCGGCGCTCAACCCGGAATCGTGAACACCTAG